In the Onychostoma macrolepis isolate SWU-2019 chromosome 08, ASM1243209v1, whole genome shotgun sequence genome, GTTTGACATTATAAGTAGGTGTGTCAAAGCAGGGCTGCAACTAAACTCTACAAGACTGTGGCCTTCCAGGAGTGGAATTTAACATTCATTATAGGAAAATGTAGTAAATTTGTCCAGTATACTGAATATGCTGAGGCATGAAGAGGCtaaaaatgttgtgaataaaaaatttaaagaaaaaggaaaaataaaaaggctTTTGATTCCAATGTGAAATGCCTGTCCCATTGTTAAGGCAGATAAGATAgttatgcaataaaaatgtaaaacggtcacactttattttagggaccagttctcactattaattatGACATTtgcttcaataaactcctaattactgTTCATTACTAGTTATTAAGGTAGATGTTAAATTTTGGTATGGGGTAGGAtaaagggatctaaaatatagccatgcagaataaggcattaatatgtgctttataagtactaataaacagccaatatgttagcaatatgcatgctaataagcaagtagttaatagtgagaaattATCCATGATCCCATAATATCATAATCTCAGATAGAGGCAAATACAGGtatgtaaaatgacaaatacTTCCTCTACATGCCTCTATCAGCATGAAATCTTCCCTAGTCCTTTGTAGCTTTCTCGAGTTTCCTACCTGCCGTAGGGTCCACAGGAGCCGAGTGTAGGAGATGACAATGACAATGAAAGGCAGTGCAAAGCACAGAAGAAAGTAACACATGATGTAGGAGACGTTGGCCAAATTTCTGCTGTACCAGTCTGGTGCACAAGATGTCTGCACACCCTCCAGCTCATAGCTACCCCATCCAAAAAGTGGTGGAGTGTTCCACAGGAACGACCAGACCCAGGCGATAACAACTCCTGCAACTGCATGTCTCGTCTGGAAGGTGACTGAACCCACTGGTCTGCAGACCACCACGCATCGTTCAACTGCAATTATCGCAACCGAGCACAGACCAGCGATACCTGTTTTTTAAGAGAAAAGTGCCCCTATAGCAAGATCAGTAGTCCTGAACTGGTCAGTGCTGACTCAAAAATGGATCGCGGGTATATTCTGATCATGGACGTAGACAGCAGgggaaaacaaaatatataattgcaaATGTGAATAATAATATCCATCTAACTATTTAACCATAGGTCATTCATGGTCAATCAAATtcaataaaacatatataaaaaaggtTCAGAATAGATACTCACCAAAGAAGGCCACGGCAAAACCTTCTAGCACACATCCCACCCTGCCTAAGCTGAAGTACCCCATGGCATTGGTCACCATGGTTGGCAGCCCACCAAATGTTGCACAACCAAGATCAGCCACAGCTAGGTTGACCAGGGCGAAGTTCAGCGGCTGCCGTAGCTGCCTGTGCTTCAACGTCACCACAATTACAGTCATGTTCAATATGATGCCAAAAACTGAGAAGAAACCAATAATAACTGCCAGAATAGTGTAGCCCATCCTTGGCATGATGGTATCATTCACTGCACTGGTTGAAATAAGGCTTTCTGATGCAATAATGGCCATCTTAGTTGGCTCCATTT is a window encoding:
- the parapinopsina gene encoding parapinopsin a: MEPTKMAIIASESLISTSAVNDTIMPRMGYTILAVIIGFFSVFGIILNMTVIVVTLKHRQLRQPLNFALVNLAVADLGCATFGGLPTMVTNAMGYFSLGRVGCVLEGFAVAFFGIAGLCSVAIIAVERCVVVCRPVGSVTFQTRHAVAGVVIAWVWSFLWNTPPLFGWGSYELEGVQTSCAPDWYSRNLANVSYIMCYFLLCFALPFIVIVISYTRLLWTLRQVTKLKMSEGGSTARAETQVACMVVVMVMAFLLTWLPYAAFALSVILDPNLYIDPVIATVPVYLAKSSTVFNPIIYIFMNRQFREHAVPFLLCGRNLWATEPAESEEETTISSVSRGNKVSPS